From Drosophila nasuta strain 15112-1781.00 chromosome X, ASM2355853v1, whole genome shotgun sequence, one genomic window encodes:
- the LOC132797245 gene encoding myb-like protein Q, translated as MALRLRRDVQKASYYVWFLGAEEAKGLRGARVINSVLPYLVDRSRSQEPLKVTLQVSHKGIKIVQGASKHLIPHSAITSSVQTDDIVACVLLLYNPATKCPLHVHAYRCDSETTAEALHLQLQILINRPDNQKRFEELETRLGILPPLPAGGGPGQGHGSSHSSEKRHESSHKSSHHLSQSQSQSHHSNGGGYSHHQQQQQQQQHQQRRHETSPKRFSSSLGSDTGNSTRESECSEEHGLAGSPVSRSPPHGGNHNNSNSSNNNSGKHHSHQHSQHSQHHSQHSSSSHHPPLTAQQNSDLFDSLAAELRAKLNGNGPPLLLPPRDYDTVHRSKGNLTAIELRRCRNALIVGGAGTPKGATASGHGAATAGGSPSAAVSGATSAAAAASASNANGKQVSSRGSSGIGSDLAPSPERQELNSSSDDEHWSNEADNSVIALKPSQIALPPHAQLKRKSAVQPPEDSYLRDLPAKPYVPRQSERERERERERERERERERDRDRTKTPASSSKSWSREDEIKPIIMRPADYDAKFNRVMQQEPLKHEGGGGAAKLRDTDKYNEINRLLNKKLSGHERERERERERERERERERVKQRSLHDDELDDFDDSDPCSEPQQQQPHSLSGYRKENLTDKQKFMEYASKKQQQQQQQQLKSYAAEEAQRYGGSRHRYVDPAELPFDQQQQQHNKYAAVHRGEATRSSSSNNRDRERERERERERERERERERERDRDHSRDRNPYREAESLPYIQSMEKMMKSTGMRYNNSSSSNHNNHNNNSSGNDEPPPPPRSSSSNKTHSVSQVSPRERFHDAKDKFRAMERNGSSRYDLDERDGVPPSATGNNSDYHRSSSRRRRGSLEPPSYVEEQWSDEDDEEPLQSMQPEPLLPRGRGRSRERSHWQQQEQLQHQQHSSSSGNLRHGQERERRERDYPMRRGEEHHEVYRHERERERERERERERERERERERERASSRHQLRAHSREYLQSAESGGKSSSSRGGVSHHAERYPSPAPTPSSSNSGGGGGAAGVAPSGGGKPLASMPKGYRHSYAEPVFARSGGRVGLAAVNPY; from the exons ATGGCGCTACGCTTGCGTCGCGACGTCCAGAAGGCCTCGTACTATGTGTGGTTCCTTGGTGCCGAGGAGGCGAAGGGATTGCGGGGTGCTCGCGTCATTAACTCAGTGCTGCCGTATCTGGTGGACAGATCGCGCAGCCAGGAGCCGCTCAAGGTGACGTTGCAGGTCTCGCACAAGGGCATCAAAATCGTGCAG GGCGCATCGAAGCATTTAATACCACACAGTGCCATAACCAGCTCCGTGCAAACCGATGACATCGTTGCCTGTGTGCTGCTCCTCTATAATCCGGCCACCAAGTGCCCGCTGCATGTGCACGCCTATCGTTGCGACTCGGAGACAACGGCTGAGGCGTTGCATCTACAATTGCAAATACTCATCAATCGGCCCGACAATCAAAAGCGTTTCGAGGAGCTCGAGACCAG ATTGGGCATTTTGCCGCCTCTGCCCGCTGGCGGAGGACCAGGACAAGGACacggcagcagccacagctcAGAGAAACGTCACGAAAGCTCTCACAAGTCGTCGCACCatctgtcgcagtcgcagtcgcaatcgcatCACTCCAATGGCGGTGGATATtcacatcatcagcagcaacagcagcagcagcaacatcagcagcgaCGTCACGAGACATCGCCGAAGCGTTTCAGCAGCTCCTTGGGCAGCGACACGGGCAACAGCACACGTGAATCGGAGTGCAGTGAGGAGCACGGTTTGGCTGGTTCTCCAGTCTCCCGCTCTCCGCCACACGgtggcaaccacaacaacagcaacagcagcaacaacaacagtggaaAGCATCATTCACATCAGCACTCACAACACTCACAGCATCATTCACAGcactcatcatcatcacatcATCCGCCGCTGACGGCACAACAGAACAGCGATCTATTCGATTCGCTGGCCGCCGAGCTGCGGGCCAAACTCAATGGCAACGGTccgccattgttgttgccgcctcGCGACTACGACACGGTGCATCGCTCCAAGGGCAATCTGACGGCCATCGAGCTGCGTCGCTGTCGCAACGCCTTGATTGTGGGCGGCGCTGGCACGCCCAAAGGCGCCACTGCCTCCGGCCACGGCGCTGCCACAGCTGGCGGCAGCCCCTCAGCAGCTGTCAGTGGCGCCACATCGGCCGCAGCAGCGGCATCTGCGTCCAATGCCAACGGCAAGCAGGTGTCCTCGCGTGGCTCCTCGGGCATTGGATCCGATCTGGCGCCGAGCCCAGAGCGACAAGAGCTGAATAGTTCAAGTG ATGACGAACACTGGTCGAATGAGGCGGACAATTCGGTAATTGCGCTGAAGCCGTCGCAGATTGCGCTGCCGCCGCATGCGCAGCTGAAGCGCAAGAGCGCCGTTCAGCCGCCGGAGGACAGTTATCTGCGCGACTTGCCAGCGAAGCCGTATGTGCCCCggcagagcgagagagagcgcgaacgtgagagggagagggagcgTGAGAGGGAGCGAGAGCGCGATAGAGATCGCACCAAGACGCCGGCATCGTCGAGCAAATCGTGGTCGCGAGAGGATGAGATCAAGCCGATCATCATGCGACCAGCGGACTACGATGCGAAATTCAATCGTGTGATGCAACAAGAGCCGCTGAAGCACGAGGGAGGCGGAGGTGCAGCCAAATTGCGGGACACGGACAAATACAATGAGATCAATCGCTTGCTCAACAAAAAGCTCTCGGGTCACGAGCGGGAGCGCGAAAGGGAACGCGAAAGGGAGcgtgagagggagagggagcgTGTGAAGCAGCGTTCGTTGCATGATGATGAACTCGATGATTTCGATGACTCGGATCCGTGCAGCgagccgcagcaacagcagccgcattCGCTGAGCGGCTATCGCAAGGAGAATCTGACCGACAAGCAAAAGTTCATGGAGTATGCATcaaagaagcagcagcagcaacaacagcaacagctcaaGTCTTATGCTGCCGAGGAGGCGCAACGTTATGGCGGCAGTCGACATCGCTATGTGGATCCGGCAGAGTTGCCATtcgatcagcagcagcagcagcacaacaagTATGCTGCAGTGCATCGTGGCGAGGCGacgcgcagcagcagcagcaacaacagagacagagaaagggagagggagagagagcgtgaGCGTGAGCGTGAAAGAGAGCGTGAAAGGGAACGCGATCGGGATCATTCACGTGATCGGAATCCATATCGCGAGGCCGAGAGCCTGCCATACATCCAGAGCATGGAGAAGATGATGAAGTCCACGGGCATGcgctacaacaacagcagcagcagcaaccacaacaaccacaacaacaacagcagcggcaacgatgaaccgccaccgccgccacgcagcagcagcagcaacaagacgCACAGCGTCAGTCAGGTGTCGCCCCGTGAACGTTTCCACGATGCCAAGGACAAGTTTAGGGCCATGGAACGCAACGGCAGCAGTCGCTACGATCTAGATGAACGCGATGGCGTCCCACCATCGGCAAccggcaacaacagcgactaTCATCGCTCATCGTCGCGCCGGCGACGCGGCAGCTTGGAGCCGCCCAGCTATGTGGAGGAGCAGTGGAGTGATGAGGATGACGAGGAGCCGCTGCAATCGATGCAGCCGGAACCGTTGTTGCCCCGTGGCCGTGGACGATCCCGAGAACGTTCGCattggcagcagcaggagcaactgcagcatcagcaacacagcagcagcagcggcaacttGCGGCATGGACAGGAGCGTGAGCGACGTGAGCGGGATTATCCCATGAGACGTGGCGAGGAGCACCATGAAGTGTATAGGCatgagagggagagggagcgGGAACGCGAGcgtgaaagagagagggaacgGGAGCGTGAAAGGGAGAGAGAACGTGCTTCGTCGCGTCATCAGCTGCGAGCGCATTCGCGTGAATATCTTCAGTCAGCAGAGTCCGGCGGCAAGTCGAGCTCATCGCGTGGCGGCGTCTCGCATCACGCAGAGCGTTATCCCTCGCCAGCGCCCacgcccagcagcagcaatagcggaggaggaggaggtgcaGCTGGTGTGGCGCCCTCTGGCGGTGGCAAGCCGTTGGCCAGCATGCCGAAGGGCTATCGACACAGCTATGCGGAGCCGGTGTTTGCGCGCTCCGGCGGACGTGTGGGACTCGCTGCAGTCAATCCCTACTAA
- the LOC132797247 gene encoding uncharacterized protein LOC132797247 produces the protein MSTMTEEDRKMAVYTANRKKYNYTLAVLMAMRNDFEPEKFLSLYDDIHNRYPMLIHNHVIDTAIIIWKKCFVVPDKDVSFYYRELYKYHFNMIDALNGDY, from the exons ATGAGCACAATGACTGAAGAAGACCGCAAAATGGCTGTCTACACTGCGAACAGGAAGAAATATAACTATACTTTGGCTGTCCTGATGGCGATGCGGAACGACTTCGAACCGGAAAAATTCCTTAGTCTGTATGATGATATACACAATCGATATCCTATGCTAATCCATAATCATGTGATTGACACGGCGATCATCATATGGAAAAAATGCTTTGTTGTGCCGGACAAGGATGTGTCTTTTTATTATAGGGAATTGTACAAATACCATTTCAATATGATAGATGC ACTGAATGGCGATTATTAA